The proteins below come from a single Tachysurus fulvidraco isolate hzauxx_2018 chromosome 13, HZAU_PFXX_2.0, whole genome shotgun sequence genomic window:
- the LOC113650762 gene encoding lymphocyte antigen 75-like, with amino-acid sequence MKLFVGVFFLLASCELSVGIILEYSYHEINLNWYQAQNYCRDNYTDLVTLNAVEKYKDIKDVENQQYSGWIGLYRQDVAKNIWKWSDGQPLSWLNWPSSWPMVGSSAMDKNCSVLYQGYLYNDPCGVNHPFYCYRHLSLVNEAKTWEEALQHCTISYTSLASLPFEKQVLGAMKEMKLGQTGSVWTGLRFMNGKWLWLNGEAIETPANTGQPNTVLLSLPECPLQSYKCGAFNIETNVWENRDCNEKLNFLCWS; translated from the coding sequence ATGAAATTATTTGTTGGTGTTTTCTTCCTGCTGGCCAGCTGTGAGCTGTCTGTAGGTATAATACTGGAATATAGTTACCATGAAATCAACCTCAACTGGTATCAGGCTCAAAATTATTGCAGAGACAACTACACAGATCTGGTTACTCTCAATGCTGTTGAGAAATACAAGGATATTAAAGATGTTGAAAACCAACAATATTCAGGCTGGATTGGGCTGTACAGACAGGATGTAGCAAAAAACATCTGGAAGTGGTCTGATGGACAACCACTTTCTTGGTTAAACTGGCCGAGCAGTTGGCCAATGGTTGGTTCTTCGGCAATGGATAAGAACTGCAGTGTTCTGTATCAGGGATACTTGTATAACGATCCCTGTGGAGTGAATCATCCATTTTACTGTTACAGACATTTGAGTTTGGTGAATGAGGCTAAGACGTGGGAAGAGGCTCTTCAGCACTGCACCATCAGCTACACCAGTTTAGCATCTTTGCCCTTTGAAAAACAAGTGTTGGGGGCAATGAAGGAGATGAAGCTGGGCCAAACAGGCAGTGTGTGGACCGGCCTGCGCTTCATGAATGGAAAATGGTTATGGCTGAACGGAGAGGCTATAGAGACACCAGCAAACACAGGGCAGCCTAATACAGTGCTGCTTTCCTTGCCGGAATGTCCACTTCAGTCTTACAAATGTGGAGCGTTCAATATCGAGACCAACGTCTGGGAGAACCGAGACTGCAATGAGAAACTCAATTTCCTCTGTTGGAGCTGA